Proteins from a genomic interval of Pantanalinema sp.:
- the ugpC gene encoding sn-glycerol-3-phosphate ABC transporter ATP-binding protein UgpC, translated as MANVVFDHVKKQYGDGNPVIKDLNLRVEDKEFLVLVGPSGCGKSTALRMIAGLEDISGGFLSIGDRVVNDLHPKNRDIAMVFQNYALYPHMSCFDNMAFALKLRKVSKDEIRRRVMDAAKSLEIEHLLDRKPKALSGGQRQRVAIGRAIVREPKVFLMDEPLSNLDAKLRVSMRAEIKKLHHRLQTTFVYVTHDQTEAMTLGDRIAVMKGGDLQQCDTPHEVYNRPANLFVATFIGSPQMNLLDGTMRLSGDEAVIEGQGFKFVLPMRAGFRDGAVVVGVRPEHMTVVPEGEIGLKGQVEVTEPMGFESYVYLPGARGSIIARVPEEQTPRIGSSVAFNVEPAKIHVFDPQTELRLG; from the coding sequence ATGGCGAACGTCGTATTCGACCACGTCAAGAAGCAGTACGGTGACGGCAACCCGGTCATCAAGGATCTGAACCTGCGCGTCGAGGACAAGGAGTTCCTCGTGCTGGTCGGCCCCTCCGGCTGCGGCAAGTCCACCGCGCTCCGGATGATTGCGGGCCTCGAGGACATCTCGGGCGGCTTCCTGTCGATCGGCGACCGGGTCGTGAACGACCTGCACCCCAAGAACCGCGACATCGCGATGGTCTTCCAGAACTACGCGCTCTACCCCCACATGAGCTGCTTCGACAACATGGCCTTCGCCCTCAAGCTGCGCAAGGTCTCCAAGGATGAGATCCGCCGCCGGGTCATGGACGCGGCCAAATCCCTCGAGATCGAGCACCTCCTCGATCGCAAGCCCAAGGCCCTCTCTGGCGGCCAGCGCCAGCGCGTGGCCATCGGCCGCGCCATCGTCCGCGAGCCCAAGGTGTTCCTCATGGACGAGCCCCTCTCCAACCTGGACGCCAAGCTGCGCGTCTCAATGCGCGCCGAGATCAAGAAGCTCCACCACCGACTCCAGACCACCTTCGTCTACGTGACCCACGACCAGACCGAGGCCATGACCCTCGGCGATCGCATCGCGGTCATGAAGGGCGGCGACCTCCAGCAGTGCGACACCCCGCACGAGGTCTACAACCGGCCGGCCAACCTGTTCGTGGCGACCTTCATCGGCTCGCCGCAGATGAACCTCCTGGACGGCACCATGCGCCTCTCGGGAGACGAGGCCGTGATCGAGGGCCAGGGCTTCAAGTTCGTCCTGCCCATGCGCGCGGGCTTCCGCGACGGCGCGGTGGTGGTGGGGGTCCGCCCCGAGCACATGACGGTCGTCCCCGAGGGCGAGATCGGCCTCAAGGGCCAGGTCGAGGTCACCGAGCCCATGGGCTTCGAGAGCTACGTCTACCTGCCGGGCGCGCGAGGTTCGATCATCGCCCGCGTCCCCGAGGAGCAGACGCCGCGCATCGGGTCGTCGGTGGCCTTCAACGTGGAGCCCGCCAAGATCCACGTCTTCGACCCCCAGACCGAGCTGCGCCTGGGTTAG
- a CDS encoding IPT/TIG domain-containing protein, whose translation MAAFGWFRHRCLEGKPRRALLGAGLLALLLVACQASPVRAPETSEPLSGRVSFPERRVQAEIGQVADAATVSLIQAALNVTVVTSLTTASGSFQLTFPRSFKPDPAATYYLEAVKGLASNMPGHQAARVRTLVKYNKGWMSLTNTVPNQGIVVDEATTALAIGAALRNENPAPLDFSSLIGRVTPGASASYAPAAAVSGQDFDALLILVKQALAADLDPVAGVGLVLPDAWVQVNQPLTLASVSPASGSVGTLVTVIGSGFLPTPASNSVTFNGVSAFVNSVSATTLVATVPAGATSGRVGLKIGGLSIDGPVFTVTGVVAGGVETGR comes from the coding sequence ATGGCCGCCTTCGGATGGTTCCGGCATCGATGCCTCGAGGGGAAGCCGCGCCGCGCGCTGCTCGGCGCCGGCCTTCTCGCGCTCCTGCTCGTGGCTTGCCAGGCGAGTCCCGTCCGCGCGCCTGAAACGAGCGAGCCGCTTTCCGGAAGGGTGTCCTTCCCGGAGCGCCGCGTGCAGGCCGAGATCGGTCAGGTGGCGGACGCGGCGACCGTTTCCTTGATCCAGGCCGCGCTCAACGTCACCGTCGTCACGAGCCTGACCACCGCGAGCGGATCCTTCCAGCTGACGTTCCCCCGCTCGTTCAAGCCCGATCCGGCCGCCACCTACTACCTGGAGGCGGTGAAGGGCCTGGCCTCCAACATGCCGGGTCACCAGGCGGCGCGCGTGCGCACCCTCGTCAAGTACAACAAGGGCTGGATGTCGCTCACCAACACCGTGCCCAACCAGGGCATCGTCGTCGACGAGGCGACCACGGCGCTCGCCATCGGGGCGGCCCTGCGCAACGAAAACCCCGCCCCCCTCGACTTCTCCTCGCTCATCGGGCGCGTGACCCCGGGGGCGTCCGCGAGCTACGCGCCGGCCGCCGCTGTGTCGGGACAGGATTTCGACGCGCTGCTGATCCTGGTCAAACAGGCGCTTGCGGCCGACCTGGATCCGGTCGCCGGCGTCGGACTGGTCTTGCCGGATGCCTGGGTCCAGGTGAACCAGCCCCTGACCCTCGCGAGCGTGAGCCCGGCGAGCGGGAGCGTGGGCACGCTCGTGACCGTAATAGGCTCGGGCTTTTTGCCGACGCCCGCGAGCAACTCGGTGACCTTCAACGGCGTGAGCGCCTTCGTGAACTCCGTGAGCGCCACGACCCTCGTCGCCACCGTCCCGGCAGGCGCCACCAGCGGCCGGGTCGGCCTGAAAATCGGGGGACTGTCGATCGATGGGCCCGTCTTCACGGTCACGGGCGTCGTGGCGGGCGGCGTGGAGACCGGGAGGTGA